Proteins encoded together in one Mannheimia haemolytica window:
- the purF gene encoding Amidophosphoribosyltransferase produces MCGIVGIIGNSPVNQAIYDGLTLLQHRGQDAAGIVTIDDENRFRLRKANGLVSDVFQQEHMVRLQGNVGIGHVRYPTAGSSSVSEAQPFYVNSPFGITLVHNGNLTNNAELKERLYNEARRHVNTNSDSESLLNIFAYFLDLYSTQHLSPDNIFETVRKTNDSIRGAYACIAMIIGHGMVAFRDPFGIRPLVLGKREIEGKTEYMFASESVALDVVGFEFVRDVLPGEAIYITFDGQLHSQICADNPKLNPCIFEYVYFARPDSVIDGVSVYSARVHMGELLGEKIKREWGRIIDDIDVVIPIPETSNDIAVRIANMLYKPYRQGFVKNRYVARTFIMPGQAQRKSSVRRKLNAIASEFKGKSVLLVDDSIVRGTTSEQIVEMARAAGAKRVYFASAAPEIRYPNVYGIDMPTCEELVAYDRSVEEVAEMIGVDKLIFQDLEALYKSIQLENPTIHRFDDSVFTGEYITGDVDKCYLDSIARSRNDKAKAEAAKQATNLEIHNER; encoded by the coding sequence ATGTGCGGCATTGTCGGTATTATTGGGAACTCGCCGGTAAATCAGGCGATTTATGATGGTTTAACATTACTTCAACACCGAGGACAAGATGCCGCAGGTATCGTCACCATAGACGATGAAAATCGTTTCCGCTTACGCAAAGCTAACGGCTTAGTCAGCGATGTTTTCCAGCAAGAGCATATGGTGAGATTACAAGGTAATGTTGGAATTGGTCACGTTCGCTACCCAACAGCAGGTAGCTCAAGTGTGTCTGAAGCCCAGCCATTTTATGTTAATTCACCTTTCGGCATTACCTTAGTTCACAACGGTAATTTAACCAATAATGCGGAACTTAAAGAGCGTTTATACAACGAAGCCCGTCGTCACGTAAATACCAATTCCGATTCTGAATCCCTTCTTAATATTTTTGCTTACTTTTTAGATCTCTATTCCACTCAGCATTTAAGTCCAGATAATATCTTTGAAACGGTTCGTAAAACCAATGATAGCATTCGTGGTGCTTATGCTTGCATTGCGATGATTATCGGACACGGTATGGTTGCCTTCCGTGATCCATTCGGCATTCGTCCGTTAGTGTTGGGAAAACGTGAAATCGAGGGTAAAACCGAATATATGTTTGCCTCAGAAAGTGTAGCTCTTGATGTGGTCGGCTTTGAGTTTGTGCGAGATGTACTGCCGGGTGAGGCGATTTATATTACCTTTGACGGTCAGCTACATTCGCAAATCTGTGCCGATAATCCAAAATTAAATCCTTGCATTTTTGAATATGTCTATTTTGCCCGTCCCGATTCCGTCATTGATGGCGTTTCTGTATATTCTGCACGAGTACATATGGGGGAGTTATTGGGTGAGAAAATTAAACGTGAATGGGGACGAATTATCGATGATATTGATGTGGTGATCCCGATCCCTGAAACGTCAAATGATATTGCGGTACGCATTGCTAATATGTTGTATAAACCGTATCGTCAAGGGTTTGTTAAAAACCGCTATGTAGCTCGAACCTTTATTATGCCGGGGCAGGCACAGCGTAAAAGCTCGGTTCGCCGTAAATTAAATGCGATTGCCTCGGAGTTTAAAGGGAAAAGCGTGTTATTGGTTGATGATTCTATTGTACGAGGCACAACTTCCGAACAAATCGTGGAAATGGCACGGGCTGCCGGCGCAAAACGGGTTTATTTTGCTTCTGCCGCACCGGAAATTCGTTATCCGAATGTGTATGGCATTGATATGCCGACTTGTGAGGAATTAGTTGCTTATGATCGTTCGGTGGAAGAAGTGGCAGAGATGATTGGGGTGGATAAATTGATTTTCCAAGACCTTGAAGCACTTTATAAGTCTATTCAACTGGAAAATCCGACTATTCATCGCTTTGATGACTCTGTATTTACAGGAGAATATATTACAGGTGATGTAGATAAATGTTATTTAGACAGTATAGCAAGATCTCGAAACGATAAAGCAAAAGCAGAGGCGGCAAAACAAGCCACCAATTTAGAAATTCATAACGAAAGATAA
- the cvpA gene encoding Pur regulon 18 kDa protein → MVDLIVIGIIAFSVLISLWRGFTNEALSLLGWVIAFFVASSFYPYLSGYLTQINSVYLQNSEFLRNGIAAAILFILTLIVCGVINGLLGKVIDLSGMSITDRILGGAFGALRGILIVSAILFFLDTFTQASQTELWKSSLLIPHFDFIVKWFFEQLQANSSFLNTTK, encoded by the coding sequence ATGGTTGATTTAATTGTTATCGGAATCATTGCTTTTTCAGTGCTTATCAGTTTATGGCGAGGTTTTACCAATGAAGCATTATCGCTACTTGGTTGGGTAATCGCCTTTTTTGTGGCAAGCTCGTTTTATCCTTATTTAAGCGGTTATCTCACACAAATTAATTCGGTTTATTTGCAAAATTCAGAATTTTTACGCAATGGTATTGCAGCGGCGATTCTGTTCATTTTGACTTTAATTGTTTGTGGTGTGATCAACGGTTTATTAGGCAAAGTGATTGATTTGAGCGGAATGTCTATCACCGACCGTATTTTAGGCGGTGCTTTTGGGGCATTGCGTGGTATTTTAATTGTGTCGGCTATTTTATTTTTCTTAGATACCTTTACCCAAGCAAGCCAAACGGAATTATGGAAATCATCGCTATTAATTCCGCATTTTGACTTTATTGTGAAGTGGTTCTTTGAACAGTTACAAGCAAATTCCAGTTTTTTAAACACGACTAAATAA
- the rnhA gene encoding Ribonuclease HI — translation MLWGFYFQSMMMKLVEIFTDGSCLGNPGKGGIGILLRYNGYEKTVSKGYFQTTNNRMELRAVIEALAMLKEPCKVQLNSDSQYMKNGIQKWIFNWKKNDWKTSDKKPVKNKDLWVALDQEIQRHQIEWSWVKGHSGHRENEICDELAKQGANNPTLDDVGYIAD, via the coding sequence ATGCTTTGGGGCTTTTATTTTCAAAGTATGATGATGAAATTAGTTGAAATTTTTACAGACGGTTCTTGTTTAGGCAACCCCGGCAAAGGGGGGATTGGTATTTTGCTGCGTTATAACGGGTACGAAAAAACCGTGAGCAAAGGCTATTTTCAAACCACCAATAACCGAATGGAATTGCGGGCGGTGATTGAGGCTTTAGCAATGCTAAAAGAGCCTTGTAAGGTGCAACTCAATAGTGACAGCCAATATATGAAAAACGGGATCCAAAAATGGATTTTTAACTGGAAGAAAAATGACTGGAAAACCAGCGATAAAAAGCCAGTTAAAAATAAAGATTTATGGGTTGCTTTAGACCAAGAAATTCAACGCCACCAAATTGAATGGAGTTGGGTGAAAGGGCATTCAGGACATCGTGAAAATGAGATTTGCGATGAGCTGGCTAAACAAGGGGCAAATAATCCAACGTTGGACGATGTTGGTTATATTGCAGACTAG
- the argG gene encoding Argininosuccinate synthase has protein sequence MSATILEALPLGQKVGIAFSGGLDTSAALLWMRKKGAVPYAYTANLGQPDEDDYNAIPKKAMEYGAENARLIDCRQQLAHEGIAAIQCGAFHISTGGIPYFNTTPLGRAVTGTMLVAAMKEDDVNIWGDGSTFKGNDIERFYRYGLLTNPKLKIYKPWLDQLFIDELGGRLEMSKFLIENGFDYKMSVEKAYSTDSNMLGATHEAKDLEELSTGMKIVKPIMGVAFWDESVEIKAETVSVTFEEGVPVALNGKRIDDAVELIMEANRIGGRHGLGMSDQIENRIIEAKSRGIYEAPGMALLHIAYERLVTGIHNEDTIEQYRINGLRLGRLLYQGRWFDPQALMLRETAQRWVAKAITGTVTLELRRGNDFTILNTESPNLTYEAERLSMEKVEDAPFTPADRIGQLTMRNLDIVDTRGKLAVYTDAGLLAANNSVIPQLGKK, from the coding sequence ATGTCAGCAACAATTTTAGAAGCTTTACCTTTAGGGCAGAAAGTGGGTATCGCCTTTTCAGGCGGTTTAGATACCTCAGCAGCACTGTTATGGATGCGTAAAAAAGGGGCAGTGCCTTATGCGTACACCGCAAATTTAGGTCAGCCGGATGAAGATGATTACAACGCAATTCCGAAAAAAGCGATGGAATATGGGGCTGAAAATGCACGATTAATCGACTGTCGCCAACAATTAGCTCACGAAGGCATTGCCGCAATTCAATGCGGTGCTTTCCATATTTCAACCGGCGGTATTCCGTATTTCAACACCACGCCACTTGGTCGTGCGGTAACCGGCACAATGTTGGTTGCGGCAATGAAAGAAGATGATGTGAATATCTGGGGCGATGGTTCAACCTTTAAAGGTAACGATATTGAGCGTTTCTATCGTTACGGCTTATTAACCAATCCAAAATTAAAAATTTATAAGCCGTGGTTAGACCAACTGTTCATTGATGAATTGGGTGGTCGCTTGGAAATGTCTAAATTCTTAATCGAAAACGGTTTTGACTATAAAATGTCGGTGGAAAAAGCCTACTCTACAGACTCTAATATGTTAGGTGCAACCCACGAAGCGAAAGATTTAGAAGAATTAAGCACCGGTATGAAGATCGTAAAACCGATTATGGGCGTGGCATTCTGGGACGAATCAGTTGAAATTAAAGCGGAAACTGTTTCTGTTACCTTTGAAGAAGGTGTGCCGGTGGCGTTAAACGGTAAACGTATTGATGATGCCGTTGAATTAATTATGGAGGCGAACCGCATTGGTGGTCGTCACGGTTTGGGAATGTCAGACCAAATCGAAAACCGTATTATTGAAGCGAAATCTCGTGGTATTTATGAAGCACCGGGAATGGCATTATTACACATCGCTTACGAGCGTTTAGTTACCGGTATTCATAACGAAGATACGATTGAGCAATATCGCATTAACGGCTTACGTTTAGGGCGTTTATTGTATCAAGGCCGCTGGTTTGACCCGCAAGCCTTAATGTTGCGTGAAACAGCTCAACGTTGGGTGGCAAAAGCAATTACCGGTACAGTAACTCTTGAGTTACGTCGTGGTAACGATTTTACTATTCTTAACACCGAATCACCGAACTTAACATATGAAGCGGAACGTTTAAGTATGGAAAAAGTAGAAGATGCGCCGTTTACACCGGCAGATCGTATCGGTCAATTAACAATGCGTAACTTAGATATTGTGGATACCCGTGGTAAATTAGCAGTTTACACCGATGCAGGTTTATTGGCGGCTAATAATAGCGTGATTCCACAGCTTGGAAAAAAATAA
- the rfaF_2 gene encoding ADP-heptose--LPS heptosyltransferase 2: MKKLLVIRNDKIGDFMVCFPAFAMLKQSMPNVEITALVPSYTAPLAELCPSIDKLIIDTANKKDKNEFNRILQAVKNEQFDAVICFVSDWYNAKLTWQSGIKYRLAPATKLFQFLYNHRLTQRRSQSAKAESEYNLDLARAFLSKHNIPIVEPHTPYLSVEQQTVQAQKAKLCEQLNITTAKKWVFVHSSTGGSANNLSIEQYAELIRGILAEFDCYVVLTAGKGESEKARQLAQQINHHNVVVYDKNEGLQDFTHSLACADLFIAGSTGPLHISGALNIPTIGFYPSRLSAIPRRWKPINDADKHIAFCPPSDKASQMNLTLISISEALKTIVPFIRRMWNTPSL, encoded by the coding sequence ATGAAAAAACTACTCGTAATCCGTAATGATAAAATTGGGGACTTTATGGTCTGCTTTCCGGCATTTGCTATGTTAAAGCAATCAATGCCAAATGTGGAAATTACCGCTCTTGTGCCAAGTTATACTGCTCCACTTGCCGAGCTTTGCCCTTCTATTGATAAATTAATTATTGATACCGCGAATAAAAAAGATAAAAATGAATTTAACCGTATTTTACAAGCGGTTAAAAATGAACAGTTCGATGCGGTTATTTGCTTTGTTTCAGACTGGTATAATGCCAAGCTCACGTGGCAAAGTGGGATTAAATACCGCCTCGCTCCGGCAACTAAATTATTCCAATTTTTATATAACCACCGTTTAACTCAACGCCGTTCTCAGTCAGCAAAAGCAGAATCCGAGTATAATTTGGATTTAGCCCGTGCCTTTTTAAGCAAACATAATATACCGATTGTTGAACCGCACACACCATACTTAAGCGTTGAACAGCAAACCGTCCAAGCACAAAAAGCAAAATTATGTGAACAACTCAATATTACCACTGCTAAAAAGTGGGTGTTTGTGCATAGTTCAACCGGTGGTTCGGCAAATAATTTATCAATCGAACAGTATGCAGAGTTAATTCGAGGTATTTTGGCAGAATTTGATTGCTATGTGGTACTGACCGCCGGGAAAGGCGAAAGCGAAAAAGCCCGCCAGTTAGCTCAACAAATCAATCACCACAATGTGGTGGTATATGATAAAAATGAGGGATTACAAGATTTTACGCATTCGCTTGCGTGTGCAGATTTATTTATTGCCGGCTCAACCGGCCCGTTACATATTAGTGGGGCGTTAAATATTCCAACCATCGGTTTCTACCCGAGCCGACTTTCTGCCATTCCACGCCGTTGGAAACCGATTAATGATGCGGATAAACACATTGCATTTTGCCCGCCGTCAGACAAAGCCTCACAAATGAATTTAACCTTAATTTCTATTTCTGAGGCGTTAAAAACCATAGTGCCGTTTATTCGGAGAATGTGGAATACCCCCTCTCTCTGA
- the sunS gene encoding SPBc2 prophage-derived glycosyltransferase SunS, giving the protein MPTLSVAMIVKNEAQDLRACLETVKDWVDEIVILDSGSTDETPQIAAEYNAKFYTNTDWQGFGKQRQLAQQYVTGDYVLWLDADERVTAELKQSILQAVKNDEKNTVYQISRLSEVFGKQIRHSGWYPDYVVRLYRTEFAKYGDELVHEKVHYPKEAKIQKLQGDLLHFTYKDIHHYLVKSASYAKAWAIQRANAGKTASLFDGVTHAIGCFVKMYLLKAGFLDGKQGFLLAVLSAHSTFVKYADLWNRTRK; this is encoded by the coding sequence ATGCCGACATTAAGTGTTGCAATGATTGTTAAAAATGAAGCTCAAGATTTACGGGCTTGCCTTGAAACGGTAAAAGATTGGGTAGATGAAATTGTGATTTTAGATAGTGGCAGTACCGATGAAACGCCACAAATTGCCGCTGAATATAACGCAAAGTTCTACACTAACACCGATTGGCAAGGCTTTGGTAAACAGCGTCAGTTAGCTCAACAATATGTAACCGGTGATTATGTGCTTTGGCTTGATGCAGATGAGCGAGTGACAGCCGAACTGAAGCAATCTATTTTACAAGCGGTCAAAAATGATGAAAAAAATACCGTTTATCAAATCAGCCGCTTAAGCGAAGTCTTTGGCAAACAAATCCGTCATTCCGGTTGGTATCCGGATTATGTGGTGAGATTATACCGCACGGAATTTGCCAAATATGGCGATGAATTGGTGCACGAAAAAGTGCATTATCCAAAAGAGGCAAAAATCCAAAAACTACAAGGCGATTTGCTACATTTTACCTATAAAGATATTCATCACTATTTGGTGAAATCGGCAAGTTACGCTAAAGCGTGGGCAATCCAACGGGCAAATGCAGGCAAAACAGCCAGCTTATTTGATGGTGTGACCCACGCTATTGGTTGTTTTGTGAAAATGTATCTATTAAAAGCCGGTTTTTTAGACGGCAAGCAAGGATTTTTATTGGCGGTCCTTTCGGCACATTCTACTTTCGTAAAATATGCGGATTTGTGGAATCGTACTCGGAAATAA
- a CDS encoding RNA-binding protein HI_1333: MSITLTTKQKQYLKGLAHHLSPVVMLGGNGLTEGVLAEIDNALDHHELIKVKVAGADRETKQLIVDAILRETKAAEVQTIGHILVLYRQSEEKKISLPKATKAI; the protein is encoded by the coding sequence ATGTCAATTACATTAACAACCAAACAAAAACAATACTTAAAAGGCTTAGCACATCATTTAAGCCCGGTCGTGATGTTGGGAGGTAACGGCTTAACCGAAGGCGTACTGGCTGAAATCGATAACGCCTTAGACCACCACGAACTGATTAAAGTCAAAGTCGCCGGAGCGGATCGTGAAACCAAACAATTAATTGTTGATGCCATTCTACGTGAAACTAAAGCGGCTGAAGTGCAAACCATCGGGCATATTTTAGTGCTTTACCGCCAAAGCGAAGAGAAAAAAATCAGCTTGCCAAAAGCAACTAAAGCGATCTAA
- the pgpB gene encoding Phosphatidylglycerophosphatase B: protein MFKKFSLYTLAMLLIPVVTWLANWHWSLAIQYAEFDFDYFLYLITETGSVPYAIITCVVFALLLAWVVRKRYSLIFVITVCVASMVATQAIKTAMKSTFQEPRPFVTALFQEKTDDFYQLTREQRGLAVMEKIGANQNFVTAHQAKEVGYSFPSGHTIFAVSWLLLVVGFCRNMRGQAVVLAHFFAISWAALMLISRLRLGMHYPIDLFTSSLIAFLTNLALFVWFVPWLERRNPFNLFHKRA, encoded by the coding sequence ATGTTTAAAAAATTCTCTCTTTATACCCTTGCAATGTTGCTCATTCCTGTGGTGACTTGGCTGGCAAATTGGCACTGGTCTCTGGCTATTCAATACGCTGAATTTGATTTCGACTACTTTTTATATTTAATCACTGAAACCGGCTCTGTGCCCTATGCCATCATCACCTGTGTAGTTTTCGCCTTGTTACTGGCGTGGGTAGTTCGCAAACGCTACTCTTTAATTTTTGTGATTACCGTGTGTGTCGCTTCAATGGTAGCTACTCAAGCAATCAAAACAGCGATGAAATCGACCTTTCAAGAGCCTCGTCCATTTGTCACTGCTCTTTTCCAAGAGAAAACAGACGATTTTTATCAATTAACACGCGAGCAACGTGGGCTTGCCGTAATGGAAAAAATCGGTGCAAATCAAAATTTCGTTACCGCTCACCAAGCCAAAGAAGTGGGCTATTCTTTCCCATCAGGCCACACTATTTTTGCGGTTTCTTGGCTATTATTGGTGGTAGGTTTCTGCCGCAATATGCGAGGACAAGCGGTCGTTTTGGCTCATTTTTTTGCAATCAGTTGGGCAGCGTTAATGCTGATTAGCCGCTTGCGTTTAGGTATGCACTACCCGATTGATTTATTCACCAGTAGTTTAATTGCGTTTCTAACCAATTTGGCATTATTTGTATGGTTCGTGCCTTGGTTGGAAAGAAGAAATCCTTTCAATTTATTTCATAAGAGAGCGTAA
- the nagK gene encoding N-acetyl-D-glucosamine kinase produces MAIYYGLDVGGTKIELAAFNEKLEKLHSERVPTPQTNYQDWLTAIKTLVETADTKFGEKGTVGLGIPGFVNRETGIAEITNIRVADGKTILKDLAECLGREVRAENDANCFALSEAWDESNKPYSTVLGLIIGTGFGGGFVFDGKIHSGRIGMAGEVGHMQLNYHALKLLGWDKAPIYECGCGNKACLDTYISGRGFELLFNDLVGEKVSAKEIIERFYQQETKVVEFVEKYIELMAISIGNLITILDPDMIVFGGGLSNFDYIYQALPKALPKHLMRSAKVPVIKKAIHGDSGGTRGAAALFLK; encoded by the coding sequence ATGGCAATTTATTATGGCTTAGATGTGGGCGGCACAAAAATTGAATTAGCCGCTTTTAATGAAAAACTAGAAAAACTACACAGCGAACGTGTGCCGACACCGCAGACAAATTATCAAGATTGGCTGACAGCAATTAAAACGCTGGTTGAGACTGCCGATACAAAATTTGGCGAAAAAGGCACTGTCGGGCTGGGTATTCCGGGCTTTGTAAACCGTGAAACCGGCATTGCGGAAATTACCAATATTCGAGTGGCTGACGGCAAAACGATTCTGAAAGATTTAGCCGAATGTTTAGGGCGTGAAGTGCGTGCCGAAAACGATGCTAACTGCTTTGCCCTGTCTGAAGCGTGGGACGAAAGTAATAAACCTTATTCAACTGTGTTAGGGCTGATTATAGGCACCGGTTTTGGTGGTGGGTTTGTGTTTGACGGTAAAATTCATTCAGGCAGAATCGGAATGGCGGGCGAAGTCGGGCATATGCAACTTAACTACCACGCGCTCAAATTGCTCGGCTGGGATAAAGCCCCGATTTACGAATGTGGCTGTGGTAACAAAGCCTGTTTAGACACCTATATTTCAGGGCGAGGTTTTGAGCTACTGTTTAATGATTTAGTGGGAGAGAAAGTCTCAGCTAAAGAGATTATCGAGCGTTTCTACCAACAAGAAACCAAAGTAGTGGAATTTGTCGAAAAATATATCGAATTAATGGCAATCAGCATCGGCAACCTGATTACGATTTTAGATCCGGATATGATTGTATTCGGCGGTGGTTTATCCAACTTCGATTATATCTACCAAGCTCTACCAAAAGCGTTACCAAAACATTTAATGCGTTCGGCGAAAGTGCCGGTCATCAAAAAAGCGATTCATGGCGACTCCGGCGGTACACGCGGTGCAGCGGCATTATTTTTAAAATAG
- the ycbX gene encoding Uncharacterized Fe-S protein, which translates to MQVTELNIYPIKSTQAIQVSQAFVEPKGLNFDREFMLTEPNGKFITARKDPELYRLAAFPIATGVMITHTSGQKCVALYQDFVEEQSSEVWGTHFNAKVAAEAVNQWLSEIFGRAVQLRWLGSQSQRIVANFAEHPMSFADSNPVSLMSLKSLEQVQHWSPIPLEMARFRPNIVIDGNSAFEEEQWQQVQIGEVLFTKAALCTRCILITRDLTTLELDPKSEPFRTLKEKHCDEKGKPVFGIHLVPQNSGVIRVGDKLIVRS; encoded by the coding sequence ATGCAAGTTACCGAACTCAATATTTACCCGATAAAATCAACTCAAGCTATTCAAGTTTCACAGGCATTTGTTGAACCGAAAGGATTAAATTTTGACCGTGAATTTATGCTAACCGAGCCTAACGGCAAATTTATTACTGCCCGTAAAGATCCGGAATTATACCGTTTAGCGGCTTTCCCGATTGCGACAGGGGTAATGATCACCCATACAAGCGGTCAAAAATGCGTTGCACTTTACCAAGATTTTGTGGAAGAGCAGAGTAGTGAAGTATGGGGAACACATTTTAATGCCAAAGTGGCGGCAGAAGCGGTCAATCAATGGCTGAGTGAAATTTTTGGTAGGGCTGTGCAACTACGTTGGCTTGGCTCGCAAAGCCAACGCATTGTTGCGAATTTTGCCGAGCACCCAATGAGTTTTGCCGATAGCAACCCAGTGAGTTTGATGTCTCTAAAATCACTTGAGCAAGTGCAGCATTGGTCGCCGATTCCACTCGAAATGGCACGTTTTCGCCCGAATATTGTGATTGATGGCAATTCTGCTTTTGAAGAAGAACAGTGGCAACAAGTTCAAATTGGCGAAGTGCTATTTACCAAAGCGGCATTATGCACCCGCTGCATTTTGATTACACGGGATTTAACCACACTAGAATTAGACCCAAAATCAGAGCCGTTTAGAACTTTAAAAGAAAAACATTGTGATGAAAAAGGTAAACCGGTGTTCGGTATTCACCTTGTACCACAAAACAGTGGCGTGATCAGAGTAGGGGATAAGCTGATTGTGCGGTCTTAG
- the xseB gene encoding Exodeoxyribonuclease 7 small subunit gives MAKKPSQDFESTLKELEAIVTHLESGDLPLEDALNEFETAIKLVQQGQERLQKAEQRIQILLNKNDTAPLSDYERE, from the coding sequence ATGGCAAAGAAACCCTCTCAAGATTTTGAAAGCACACTTAAAGAATTAGAAGCAATCGTTACCCATTTGGAATCCGGCGATTTACCGCTTGAAGATGCCCTCAACGAATTTGAAACTGCAATCAAATTAGTGCAACAAGGGCAAGAGCGATTACAAAAAGCCGAGCAACGTATTCAAATCTTATTAAATAAAAACGACACAGCCCCACTTAGCGATTACGAAAGAGAATAA
- the ispA gene encoding Farnesyl diphosphate synthase, with amino-acid sequence MSYLLATDLTHLQQRINHFLAEKLNSTDSIGSPLVEAMTYAVLLGGKRVRPFLIYATGRMLGVPLEKLDHSAAAMEAIHAYSLVHDDLPAMDDDTLRRGKPTCHIAFDEATAILAGDALQSFAFELLATDPHLTDREKVAQVKELATASGAKGMCLGQSLDLIAENKAVSLEELELIHRNKTGALILSSVMMGLNLSEHSQNLTIKQPLVNYAKAIGLAFQVQDDILDVVGETDKIGKTVGSDEHLNKSTYPKLLGLDGAKQKAEMLYQTALYSLEQLPFDTTALKELANFIVKREN; translated from the coding sequence ATGAGCTATCTATTAGCAACCGATCTGACTCACTTGCAACAACGGATTAACCATTTTCTCGCAGAAAAATTAAACTCGACAGATAGCATTGGTTCGCCTTTAGTAGAAGCAATGACTTATGCTGTATTGCTGGGTGGTAAACGGGTGCGACCGTTTTTAATCTATGCTACCGGCAGAATGCTTGGTGTGCCGTTGGAGAAATTAGATCATAGTGCGGCAGCAATGGAAGCTATTCACGCTTATTCGCTGGTTCACGATGATTTACCGGCAATGGACGATGATACATTACGCCGTGGTAAACCAACCTGCCATATTGCTTTTGACGAAGCCACCGCCATTTTAGCCGGCGATGCGTTACAAAGTTTTGCATTTGAATTGTTGGCAACCGATCCACATTTAACCGACCGAGAAAAAGTGGCTCAAGTGAAGGAATTAGCAACTGCCTCTGGTGCAAAAGGAATGTGCTTGGGGCAAAGTTTGGATTTGATTGCGGAAAATAAAGCGGTGAGCTTGGAAGAGCTTGAATTAATTCATCGTAACAAAACCGGGGCGTTGATCCTGTCATCCGTGATGATGGGATTAAACCTTTCCGAACATTCGCAAAATTTAACTATAAAACAACCGCTTGTAAACTATGCCAAAGCGATTGGCTTAGCCTTTCAGGTGCAAGATGATATTTTAGACGTGGTTGGCGAAACCGATAAAATCGGCAAAACAGTAGGTTCAGATGAACACTTAAATAAAAGCACCTATCCGAAACTGTTAGGCTTAGACGGTGCAAAACAAAAAGCCGAAATGCTTTATCAAACTGCTTTGTATTCGCTGGAACAGTTGCCTTTTGATACCACCGCATTAAAAGAGTTGGCTAATTTTATTGTTAAGCGTGAAAACTAA
- a CDS encoding glucosamine--fructose-6-phosphate aminotransferase: MCQLLGMNCNTPTDITFSFDGFRRRGGLTDHHTDGFGIAFFEGKGVRVFRDNRPGASSPMAEAISQYQIKSLNVIAHIRKATRGDVNLENTHPFIRELWGENWVFAHNGTVEGVGVCEECHYQPIGTTDSEAAFCRIVSELKEMHPAKPSEKEIFNAVVQITSRIAEHGVFNFVLSNGHWMIARCTTNLHYVCRKAPFGKALRDDDVSIDFSQYTKITDKVTIITTQPLTKNENWTKMKNGGYVFFKDGDVVYEIEGTLPEAKPHV, from the coding sequence ATGTGTCAATTACTTGGAATGAATTGTAATACGCCAACCGATATTACTTTTTCTTTTGATGGATTTCGCCGTCGGGGTGGGCTGACGGATCACCATACTGATGGCTTTGGAATTGCCTTTTTTGAAGGCAAAGGGGTACGGGTTTTTCGTGATAACCGCCCGGGGGCATCATCGCCGATGGCAGAAGCAATCAGCCAATATCAAATTAAATCGCTCAATGTTATTGCACATATTCGTAAAGCTACACGTGGTGATGTGAATTTGGAAAATACCCACCCCTTTATTCGTGAATTATGGGGCGAAAACTGGGTTTTTGCCCATAACGGCACAGTGGAAGGTGTAGGCGTCTGCGAAGAGTGCCACTACCAACCGATTGGTACAACCGATTCTGAAGCGGCATTTTGCCGTATTGTGTCGGAATTAAAAGAGATGCACCCGGCTAAGCCGAGCGAGAAAGAAATTTTTAATGCGGTGGTGCAAATTACCTCAAGAATTGCAGAACACGGGGTGTTTAACTTTGTTTTATCCAACGGTCATTGGATGATTGCCCGTTGTACGACCAATCTGCACTATGTTTGCCGCAAAGCTCCGTTTGGTAAAGCATTGCGTGATGATGATGTGTCGATTGATTTTAGCCAATATACCAAAATTACCGATAAAGTGACGATTATTACCACCCAGCCACTTACCAAAAATGAAAACTGGACCAAAATGAAAAACGGTGGCTATGTTTTCTTCAAAGACGGCGATGTAGTATATGAAATTGAAGGCACATTGCCGGAAGCTAAGCCCCACGTTTAA